In Tachysurus fulvidraco isolate hzauxx_2018 chromosome 1, HZAU_PFXX_2.0, whole genome shotgun sequence, a single window of DNA contains:
- the LOC125146058 gene encoding uncharacterized protein LOC125146058 gives MKMTFQHRQDLVHDPQRSTDVFKTFPRFLDVKGLVNQDFLLLFGAETASKMLEKWDTSFKPKVIKEAKKLTQTSELCRLLKSAEKLAENDETDWDSDIASMLHLLYLFPPTAGRKRTKIGPSDAVNKMVHFHKTCSSINEYVQDIEGKQPYILAVGQTQKTNDTVPSTSPLTNSSSSAKPPAHWVLLMNCLNPFVCFFFLVVKKHFQNSEYNTTVMNTL, from the exons ATGAAGATGACGTTTCAACACCGTCAGGACCTAGTGCATGACCCACAAAGAAGCACAGATGTCTTCAAAACATTTCCACGCTTTTTAGATGTCAAAGGCCTG GTGAATCAAGACTTCCTGCTGCTCTTTGGTGCTGAAACAGCCTCCAAGATGCTTGAGAAGTGGGACACCTCATTCAAGCCCAAGGTCATCAAAGAGGCCAAAAAACTGACTCAGACAAGTGAGCTGTGCCGACTTCTAAAATCTGCTGAGAAACTCGCAGAGAATGATGAAACGG ACTGGGACAGTGACATCGCTTCTATGCTGCATCTTCTCTATCTCTTTCCACCCACAGCTGGACGGAAGAGGACCAAAATAGGTCCAAGTGATGCAGTGAACAAAATGGTGCACTTTCATAAG acATGCAGCAGCATCAATGAATACGTGCAGGATATAGAGGGTAAACAACCATACATCCTTGCAGTTGGCCAAACCCAGAAGACGAATGATACTGTACCTTCTACATCACCGTTGACAAACAGCTCATCCTCTGCCAAGCCACCAGCTCATTGGGTGCTTTTGATGAACTGTTTAAATCCCtttgtatgtttcttttttcttgtagTGAAAAAGCATTTTCAGAACAGTGAATATAACACAACTGTCATGAATACACTGTAA